In one Drosophila pseudoobscura strain MV-25-SWS-2005 chromosome X, UCI_Dpse_MV25, whole genome shotgun sequence genomic region, the following are encoded:
- the Tim13 gene encoding mitochondrial import inner membrane translocase subunit Tim13: MAATAPAAENVELMSQVKQQIALANAQEMLSKMTEKCFKKCIHKPGKTLDASEQRCISQCMDRFMDSWNLVSRTYGNRLQRDHYKGAADMAD; the protein is encoded by the coding sequence ATGGCAGCCACCGCCCCAGCCGCAGAGAATGTTGAGCTGATGAGCCAGGTGAAGCAGCAGATCGCACTGGCCAACGCCCAGGAGATGCTCTCGAAGATGACCGAGAAGTGCTTCAAGAAGTGCATCCACAAGCCGGGCAAGACCCTGGACGCCAGCGAGCAGCGCTGCATTTCGCAGTGCATGGACCGCTTTATGGACTCCTGGAACCTGGTCTCGCGCACCTACGGCAACCGCCTGCAGCGGGATCACTACAAGGGCGCCGCGGACATGGCCGACTAG